In Arthrobacter sp. B3I9, the following are encoded in one genomic region:
- a CDS encoding aldo/keto reductase, which produces MEYIKLGNTGLDISPLALGCMTYGEPERGPHPWTLPEDQSRPLIRQAVEAGINFFDTANVYSNGSSEEIMGRALADFTRRDETVIATKVHGAMRQGPNGRGLSRKAIFAELDASLTRLATDYVDLYQIHRWDPATPVEETLEALHDVVKAGKVRYIGASSMAAWQFSKALYLQQLNGWTRFVTMQDHYNLIYREEEREMFPLCTDQKIGVLPWSPLARGKLTRDWDEKTNRSEKDEFGKTLYTTEESDQAVAEAVRVIAERRGVPRAQVALAWVRSNSVVSAPIVGASKQAHLEDAVASLEITLTPEETAELESPYVPHAVAGY; this is translated from the coding sequence GTGGAATACATCAAACTCGGCAACACCGGCCTCGACATCTCGCCGCTGGCACTGGGATGCATGACGTACGGGGAGCCGGAACGGGGTCCGCATCCCTGGACGCTCCCCGAGGACCAGAGCCGGCCGCTGATCCGCCAGGCCGTGGAGGCGGGCATCAATTTCTTCGACACCGCCAACGTGTACTCCAACGGCTCGAGCGAGGAAATCATGGGCCGCGCCCTGGCCGACTTCACCCGCCGGGATGAAACCGTCATCGCCACGAAGGTGCACGGCGCGATGCGGCAGGGCCCGAACGGGCGGGGCCTGTCACGTAAGGCCATTTTCGCCGAACTCGACGCCAGCCTGACCCGGCTGGCAACCGACTACGTGGACCTCTACCAGATCCACCGGTGGGACCCCGCCACGCCGGTCGAGGAGACGCTGGAAGCCCTTCACGACGTCGTCAAAGCCGGCAAGGTCCGCTACATCGGTGCGTCCTCGATGGCCGCCTGGCAGTTCAGCAAGGCGCTGTACCTGCAGCAGCTGAACGGATGGACACGCTTCGTCACCATGCAGGACCACTACAACCTGATCTATCGGGAGGAGGAACGCGAGATGTTTCCCCTCTGCACGGACCAAAAGATCGGGGTGCTGCCTTGGAGCCCGCTCGCCCGCGGGAAGCTCACGCGGGACTGGGACGAGAAGACCAACCGCTCGGAGAAGGACGAGTTCGGCAAAACGCTCTACACCACCGAGGAAAGCGACCAGGCAGTGGCTGAAGCAGTACGCGTCATTGCCGAACGCCGCGGCGTGCCCCGCGCCCAGGTCGCGCTGGCCTGGGTGCGCTCCAACAGCGTGGTCAGCGCGCCAATTGTCGGGGCGAGCAAGCAGGCCCATCTCGAGGACGCCGTCGCCTCTTTGGAAATCACCCTGACCCCCGAGGAAACGGCGGAGCTGGAAAGCCCCTACGTCCCGCACGCGGTCGCCGGATACTGA
- a CDS encoding nitroreductase family protein, with translation MEFLDVVFNRKTTNGPFLPDKVSEEHQQLLMKVAAAAPSQFNSQPWRFVLIEERETIDRIAEISGASMTKVMAEGTFFERYKKYFRFSRQEMDEQRSGMLFDQLPPLLRPFTKRVFTPSGQSLMNTLRVPRTLGEENRKLVAGSPLLVGVLLDRAEYRPGQLSAFYSVFSMGAAMENLWLATVELGMGIQFVSFPMEAPENWKRIEELLEVPEDLELMAVYRVGYLPKTHARPAIDWSSRERKRASQYVFRGTCATPQTGWDENEQS, from the coding sequence ATGGAATTCCTCGATGTCGTGTTCAACCGGAAAACCACAAATGGCCCGTTCCTGCCGGACAAGGTCAGCGAGGAACATCAGCAGCTGCTGATGAAAGTTGCCGCAGCGGCGCCGTCGCAGTTCAATAGCCAGCCCTGGCGGTTCGTGCTGATCGAGGAGCGCGAAACGATTGACCGGATCGCCGAAATCAGCGGAGCCAGCATGACCAAGGTGATGGCCGAGGGGACATTCTTCGAGCGCTACAAAAAGTACTTCCGCTTCAGCCGCCAGGAAATGGACGAACAGCGGAGCGGAATGCTGTTCGATCAGCTGCCGCCACTCCTGCGGCCATTCACCAAAAGGGTGTTCACCCCTTCCGGACAGTCGCTGATGAACACCCTTCGCGTTCCCCGGACCCTTGGCGAGGAGAACCGCAAACTGGTGGCCGGGTCGCCCCTGCTGGTAGGGGTGTTGCTGGACCGCGCCGAATACCGGCCGGGGCAGCTCTCCGCCTTCTATTCGGTGTTCAGCATGGGCGCCGCGATGGAGAACCTGTGGCTGGCCACGGTGGAGCTGGGCATGGGCATCCAGTTCGTCTCCTTTCCCATGGAGGCTCCGGAGAACTGGAAGCGTATCGAGGAACTGCTGGAGGTCCCTGAAGACCTTGAGCTGATGGCGGTGTACCGGGTTGGCTATCTGCCCAAAACCCACGCCCGCCCGGCCATCGACTGGTCCAGCCGCGAACGCAAGCGGGCGTCGCAGTATGTCTTCCGCGGAACCTGTGCCACTCCCCAGACCGGCTGGGACGAAAACGAACAGTCCTAG